A region of the Dyadobacter sp. CECT 9275 genome:
CAAAGTACTTTTTTACGCTGCCGTCCCGAACGCTCACTCCATAGCGCTGCTGCCCGGCAACCTGGTTGCTGCGGCTGCCTCAACGGCCAAAGACGGTAATAAAATTATGCTCTTCGACCAGGCTAAACCAGATAGCCCTTTGTTCACCGACAGCCTTTACTCGGCACACGGGCTGGTCTGGGATCAGAAAAGAGCCTCCCTCTTTGCTTTGGGTTACGATGTTTTAAGAGAATATAAACTGGTTTCCAAAAACCGCCTGGAACTTGTCAACAAATGGAAAATCCCAGGGATAGGCGGACATGAGCTGATGCCCGTCCCGGATGGCGAAAACCTGTTTGTGACTGAGCATCACGGCTCCTGGCAGTTCAGCCTGAAAACCTACTCCTTCACCAAGATCCAAGGATTTCCGGATGCAGAGAATATTAAAAGCCTTGGCCAGAACGCCGAAGGACAATATATCTTTACCATTCCGGAAAAAAGCTGGTGGACCTATCATGTGAAGTTCCATCAACCGGCACGAACCCTGGCCTTTCCCGACATGCATGTATACAAAGCCCGCTGGTATTCCAACTGATACCTGATCAGCAGAGCCCAACCGAAGAAACCTTTCCGATCAAGTCATTACTGCTGCCAGTGGTTACAGGCGCAGTAGAGCCACGGTACAAAAGCCTGTTATTCTATTCCTGTTCCTGGTTCAACCGGCCCAACAGATAATCCACCGAATTGAACATGAGATTTCTGAAACCTTCCAGTTTCCAGTCGTCCCAATGCCCGAGGGAGGTATAAACAGCTTTACCATACTGATTCTTATTTATCCAGCAAACTGGCTCCGCTGGTTGGCCGGGAATTGTGCCCAGTAAAAGCACCTGCACATTTTCGGATCTTAGGGGTCTGTTCTTATATAACCAGCTCGGACTGGTAAAACCTTTGGGATCAACATCCTTAAGAAGCAAACTTTTTTCCATACCGGGTACTGGCATCACGGTAGTACCTTGTTCAAGGTGGCCGTAATGCCCCTGGTAATTCCCGCCCAGGATGTCTTTATCAAACTCAGCCCAGCTTGCGAGAAAACCATTGGATTTGTCTTTGGCCAATTCAGCATTGCTGCCTGCACGCGGCACATTTTCCTTAGGACCAAAGGCATGGCTGGCCGTACGGATACCCAGTACCGGTTTCCCGCTTTCGATATAGTGTTTAAGTACAGCCATTTTCTCCGGCTCCAATGCCCTGCGCCTGGCAAATACCACGGCCAGGTCAGCGTCTTGCAGGATCTGGAGATTCTCAATGTTGTGGATACCCTCACCTTCCATCACTGGTTTCCCGATGGCGAATTCGCAGTTCACATTCTTTTTCAACAACAATTCATGGGCAAATTCAGGCAGTCGCTGGTTAGCCCTGTACTCCCCTTCGGCCATGATAAAAGCTACCACCTTTCTGTTATCTTCCCTGAACCGAAACTGTTTTTTATGCGTAAGATCGGTTGAAACCATCGTAGGACATACATACTTTTCGATGTATTCACTCATGAGACTATTGCCGGTAAAATGCGAAACCCGGGGTTCGGAAGCAGGGTCGTACATGGTGTCGGTCATATCGCGCATCAGGACCACATTCATGCCAAGCCGTTTCATGTTTCTCAATCCAAAGCTCCGCCCAATCACGCACATGTTGGTATGCACGCCGGTGAGAATCACATTTTTTATTCCTCTTTTAACAAACAAACTGCCCATTTCCGCCCCTGAATCAGAAATGGCATCACCGTCCGTAATCCCGATGGTACCGATTTGCCTGGTCCAGACCTCCTCATTTTCCCGAGCATCGCCCGGTGAAGGGGTACATCCGCCGTTGGAAATTTCGAAAGGCCATGCTGCTCCCGACTCTGTGTCCAGCAGCGTGCCCGCAATCTTTTTCGCTACGTTTTTATCCTTATACTTTTGAGCAAGTTTTCTTCCCGGATGATTTTCATAAAATTTCATGGTACTGCTGGGTGCGTGTACGATCAGCATACCTTTGTCACGCGCAATCCGGACCATTTCGTCCAGCCGCGGCGCCATTTCCGCAACGCGGTTTGTTGCTTCACTACACCAGTGGCGGTCCCACATGTCACAAATGATGATCGCCGTTTCCGCAGCTTTCCATTCCTCTTTGCTATTGAGGAGTACCCATGCATTTTTATCCTGTTCGGAAGGGATCCTCTTCTGCAGCGAAACGCTGACCATTGCTTCTGCCGTCTGGGCCAGCGTAAACGGAATGTTTGAAACCAGCAATATCACCAGTATAACCGGCAGCACAAAAAATCGGAATACACGTTTTTTCATAGTCAGAAACAGTTGGACAGC
Encoded here:
- a CDS encoding isochorismatase family protein, which produces MKKRVFRFFVLPVILVILLVSNIPFTLAQTAEAMVSVSLQKRIPSEQDKNAWVLLNSKEEWKAAETAIIICDMWDRHWCSEATNRVAEMAPRLDEMVRIARDKGMLIVHAPSSTMKFYENHPGRKLAQKYKDKNVAKKIAGTLLDTESGAAWPFEISNGGCTPSPGDARENEEVWTRQIGTIGITDGDAISDSGAEMGSLFVKRGIKNVILTGVHTNMCVIGRSFGLRNMKRLGMNVVLMRDMTDTMYDPASEPRVSHFTGNSLMSEYIEKYVCPTMVSTDLTHKKQFRFREDNRKVVAFIMAEGEYRANQRLPEFAHELLLKKNVNCEFAIGKPVMEGEGIHNIENLQILQDADLAVVFARRRALEPEKMAVLKHYIESGKPVLGIRTASHAFGPKENVPRAGSNAELAKDKSNGFLASWAEFDKDILGGNYQGHYGHLEQGTTVMPVPGMEKSLLLKDVDPKGFTSPSWLYKNRPLRSENVQVLLLGTIPGQPAEPVCWINKNQYGKAVYTSLGHWDDWKLEGFRNLMFNSVDYLLGRLNQEQE
- a CDS encoding DUF6528 family protein; this translates as MKKFNRPITGGGRILAILLLTLSLPAFSQTGKQKKFLVCGDSKVLLVDYNKSRDSIPAIVWSWDAQQAKDLPEIYRTKMFRTMDDCKAINSGKQILVSSSSGAIAILNMKDGKVLFYAAVPNAHSIALLPGNLVAAAASTAKDGNKIMLFDQAKPDSPLFTDSLYSAHGLVWDQKRASLFALGYDVLREYKLVSKNRLELVNKWKIPGIGGHELMPVPDGENLFVTEHHGSWQFSLKTYSFTKIQGFPDAENIKSLGQNAEGQYIFTIPEKSWWTYHVKFHQPARTLAFPDMHVYKARWYSN